From Blastocatellia bacterium, the proteins below share one genomic window:
- the guaA gene encoding glutamine-hydrolyzing GMP synthase — LGAVDYLVQGTTYPDVIESQSVRGPSAVIKSHHNVGGLPDAMRLRLIEPLRELFKDEVREVGRRLGIPQEIIERHPFPGPGLAVRIVGEVTSDRLEILRAADVIVTEEIARAGLGRDLWQAFAVLLPVKSVGVMGDDRTYEYTIAVRAVHSVDGMTADWARLPYDVLARISNRIVAEVRGVNRVVYDISSKPPSTIEWE; from the coding sequence GACTGGGAGCCGTTGACTATCTCGTTCAGGGTACCACCTATCCCGACGTCATCGAATCGCAATCGGTGCGCGGCCCTTCGGCGGTCATCAAGAGTCATCATAACGTTGGCGGGCTTCCCGATGCGATGCGGCTCAGACTCATCGAGCCGCTCCGAGAGCTGTTCAAAGATGAAGTCCGCGAGGTCGGTCGCCGGCTGGGGATTCCTCAAGAGATCATCGAGCGCCATCCTTTCCCCGGACCCGGGCTGGCCGTGCGGATCGTCGGCGAGGTCACGTCGGACCGGCTGGAGATTCTTCGGGCCGCCGATGTCATTGTCACCGAGGAAATCGCTCGTGCGGGACTCGGACGGGACCTCTGGCAAGCCTTCGCCGTGCTGCTGCCGGTCAAAAGTGTCGGCGTCATGGGCGATGATCGCACCTATGAGTACACCATTGCGGTGCGAGCTGTCCACAGTGTGGACGGAATGACCGCCGACTGGGCCCGACTGCCGTACGATGTGCTGGCGCGCATTTCCAATCGCATCGTGGCCGAGGTGCGAGGAGTCAATCGTGTCGTCTACGACATCAGCTCGAAGCCGCCGAGCACGATTGAATGGGAGTGA